A portion of the Mesobacillus sp. AQ2 genome contains these proteins:
- the menC gene encoding o-succinylbenzoate synthase: MAIKSVHLSVIKMPLKQPFMTHLGSVTDREAIIVEVEDRNGITGYGEGVAFSSPWYTEETVQTSYHVLKDFLIPLLKKKGISHPEEAFGLFSSVRRNHMAKAALETALWDLQAKKEEIPLSRLIGGTMSEIPAGVVVGNPNLSEVLKQIESYLDQGFKRVKIKISPETDYQLISGIRQQFPDLPLMADANSAYSLRDANRLKALDDFSLLMIEQPLGFDDIIDHAKLQNQIKTPICLDESIVTFDDARKAVELGSCGVINIKVGRVGGIGEAKRIHDYCRSKGIPVWAGGMIEFGISRAHNIALASLPGFTIPGDISGSDRYWEEDIIEPEIKVENGMIQVPENPGIGFELNRKRMKEVTVFEERFEF, from the coding sequence ATGGCGATTAAGTCGGTACATTTATCGGTCATTAAAATGCCATTGAAGCAGCCTTTCATGACTCATTTAGGTTCCGTGACCGACAGGGAAGCGATCATAGTAGAAGTGGAAGATCGTAATGGCATCACTGGATATGGCGAAGGGGTAGCATTTTCATCACCCTGGTATACGGAGGAAACGGTGCAAACCTCATATCATGTGCTTAAAGATTTTTTGATCCCTCTTTTGAAAAAAAAGGGGATCAGCCATCCTGAAGAAGCTTTCGGGTTGTTCAGTTCCGTGCGCAGGAATCATATGGCAAAGGCCGCCCTTGAAACAGCACTCTGGGATCTGCAGGCAAAGAAAGAGGAAATTCCGCTATCGAGACTTATTGGCGGAACGATGTCAGAGATACCTGCAGGTGTGGTTGTCGGGAACCCAAATTTGTCTGAAGTCCTGAAACAAATCGAAAGCTATCTGGATCAAGGCTTCAAGCGCGTGAAAATTAAAATAAGCCCCGAAACTGACTACCAGTTAATTTCGGGAATTCGTCAGCAGTTTCCTGATCTGCCACTGATGGCCGATGCAAACTCGGCATACTCTCTCAGGGATGCGAACCGGTTAAAAGCACTTGATGATTTTAGCCTGCTGATGATCGAACAGCCATTGGGTTTTGATGACATTATTGATCATGCCAAACTTCAGAACCAGATCAAGACACCCATCTGCCTGGATGAAAGCATCGTCACTTTCGATGACGCTAGGAAAGCAGTCGAACTCGGCAGCTGCGGGGTCATTAATATAAAAGTCGGCCGTGTCGGCGGCATTGGCGAAGCAAAAAGAATTCATGACTACTGCCGCTCAAAAGGCATTCCTGTCTGGGCAGGCGGCATGATAGAATTCGGCATTTCAAGAGCCCATAATATTGCGCTCGCTTCACTGCCAGGATTCACAATACCAGGGGATATTTCCGGTTCGGACCGCTATTGGGAAGAAGATATCATAGAGCCGGAGATCAAAGTGGAAAACGGGATGATCCAGGTGCCTGAGAACCCTGGTATCGGTTTTGAACTGAACAGGAAACGAATGAAGGAAGTAACTGTTTTTGAAGAACGGTTTGAGTTTTAG
- a CDS encoding o-succinylbenzoate--CoA ligase yields MSETIPNWLKKRADLSPDREALIFEEHTYTFKQVFEKAKTYAGKLGALGIQKGVAAAVLFSNQAESAFILYALQMAGVRAVILNNRLTSEELSWQLDDSQAVVLLYETRFIDKVSGIHSDTKKVSINDLKELEGINPFILEEYDMDEVTSIMYTSGTTGNPKGVMQTYGNHWWSANASALNLGLHVQDKWLCTVPIFHISGYSILMRGQIYGMPIVLHSSFEEKKAIEDISRYQITIMSVVSTMLRRIIDELGSDRLPGSFRCMLLGGGPAPLPLLQSCLEKDIPVFQTYGMTETSSQFATLSPEYSIERLGSAGKALFSNQIRIVDADGLDVPPGAEGEIVVKGPNVTVGYLNRPDETADKIRERWLHTGDIGYVDGDGFLYVLDRRSDLIISGGENVYPAEIEGVLLSHPGVADAGVIGMPDEQWGQVPVAFIVKNDLGVSEEELLKLCEQKLAKYKLPKKFYFVDSLPRNAAKKLLRRKLREWLDVERDENGD; encoded by the coding sequence ATGTCAGAAACGATACCGAATTGGCTGAAAAAGCGGGCCGATCTCTCTCCAGACCGGGAAGCGCTGATATTTGAAGAACATACCTATACGTTTAAGCAAGTTTTTGAAAAAGCAAAAACGTATGCGGGAAAACTTGGCGCACTGGGGATTCAAAAAGGTGTGGCGGCTGCCGTGCTGTTTTCCAATCAGGCTGAATCTGCCTTTATTTTATACGCTTTGCAAATGGCGGGAGTCAGAGCGGTTATTTTGAACAATCGCCTGACATCAGAAGAACTGTCATGGCAGCTGGATGATAGTCAAGCGGTCGTACTTCTATATGAAACTCGCTTCATTGATAAAGTATCAGGAATTCATTCTGATACAAAGAAGGTCAGCATCAATGATTTAAAAGAACTCGAAGGAATAAATCCATTTATTCTTGAAGAATACGATATGGATGAAGTCACTTCGATCATGTATACATCAGGCACAACCGGCAATCCGAAAGGGGTCATGCAAACATATGGAAACCACTGGTGGAGCGCGAATGCTTCAGCGCTCAATCTTGGTTTGCATGTTCAGGATAAATGGCTTTGCACTGTGCCTATTTTCCATATTAGCGGCTACTCTATTTTAATGAGGGGCCAAATATATGGAATGCCGATTGTCTTACATTCTTCTTTCGAGGAGAAAAAGGCAATCGAAGATATCAGTCGATATCAGATCACCATTATGTCGGTCGTCAGCACGATGCTAAGGCGGATCATTGACGAATTGGGCTCTGACAGACTGCCGGGATCATTCCGATGCATGCTGTTGGGGGGCGGGCCTGCTCCTTTACCATTACTTCAATCCTGTCTGGAAAAAGATATCCCGGTATTCCAAACCTATGGGATGACAGAAACTTCTTCACAGTTTGCGACATTATCACCGGAATACAGCATTGAGCGCCTTGGTTCTGCCGGTAAAGCGCTATTTTCCAACCAGATACGGATTGTGGATGCAGATGGCCTGGATGTTCCGCCTGGTGCAGAGGGTGAAATTGTTGTAAAAGGGCCGAACGTGACAGTCGGGTACTTGAACCGCCCTGATGAAACGGCAGATAAAATCCGTGAGAGATGGCTTCATACCGGTGATATTGGCTATGTGGACGGAGATGGATTCCTATATGTTCTTGACCGCCGTTCCGATTTAATTATTTCCGGCGGGGAAAATGTCTATCCTGCTGAAATTGAAGGCGTCCTGCTTTCGCATCCAGGTGTGGCTGATGCCGGAGTGATTGGAATGCCTGATGAGCAATGGGGACAGGTGCCTGTCGCTTTTATTGTGAAAAATGATTTGGGCGTGTCAGAAGAAGAGTTGCTCAAGCTATGTGAACAAAAACTTGCAAAATACAAGCTTCCTAAAAAGTTCTACTTTGTTGACAGCCTGCCGCGTAATGCCGCAAAGAAATTATTAAGGCGCAAACTGCGCGAGTGGCTGGATGTGGAGCGTGATGAAAATGGCGATTAA
- the menB gene encoding 1,4-dihydroxy-2-naphthoyl-CoA synthase, producing MTVEWVSERNYEDILYETYNGIARITINRPEVRNAFRPKTVMEMIDAFSYARDDSSVGVIVLTGAGDDAFCSGGDQKVRGHGGYVGEDEIPRLNVLDLQRLIRVIPKPVIAQVKGYAIGGGHVLHVVCDLTIAADNAIFGQTGPKVGSFDAGYGSGYLARIVGHKKAREIWYLCRQYNAQEALDMGLVNTVVPLDQVEEETLKWCEEMLEKSPTALRFLKAAMNADTDGLAGLQQMAGDATLLYYTTDEAKEGRDAFKEKRKPDFGQFPRFP from the coding sequence ATGACAGTTGAATGGGTTTCAGAACGCAATTACGAAGATATTCTGTATGAAACATATAATGGCATTGCGAGAATCACCATTAACCGCCCGGAAGTGCGCAACGCATTCCGTCCGAAAACGGTTATGGAAATGATCGATGCATTTTCTTATGCTCGTGATGATTCAAGCGTTGGTGTTATCGTCCTTACTGGAGCTGGAGACGATGCATTCTGCTCCGGCGGTGACCAGAAAGTACGCGGACACGGCGGATATGTTGGTGAAGACGAGATTCCACGTTTGAACGTCCTTGACCTTCAGCGCTTGATCCGTGTAATTCCTAAGCCAGTTATCGCTCAGGTAAAGGGTTATGCAATCGGCGGCGGCCATGTGCTTCATGTCGTATGTGACCTGACAATCGCGGCTGATAACGCTATATTCGGTCAGACAGGCCCTAAAGTAGGAAGCTTTGATGCCGGTTACGGTTCAGGCTACCTTGCAAGAATCGTCGGCCACAAAAAGGCACGTGAAATCTGGTACCTGTGCCGTCAGTACAATGCCCAGGAAGCGCTGGACATGGGTCTTGTCAACACAGTTGTACCTCTTGACCAGGTTGAAGAGGAAACACTCAAGTGGTGTGAAGAAATGCTTGAGAAGAGCCCAACTGCTCTTCGCTTCCTGAAAGCTGCAATGAACGCTGATACTGATGGTCTTGCTGGACTACAGCAGATGGCAGGAGATGCAACATTGCTTTACTACACAACAGATGAAGCGAAAGAAGGCCGCGATGCATTCAAGGAAAAGCGCAAGCCAGACTTCGGCCAGTTCCCAAGATTCCCTTGA
- the menH gene encoding 2-succinyl-6-hydroxy-2,4-cyclohexadiene-1-carboxylate synthase yields the protein MKTMINGIQYHVEQYGSGFPLVLLHGFTGAASTWKPFCPIWGQHSDLVMVDLIGHGETKSPGDMERYDIKEAANDIKVLLDQLGIEKTDLLGYSMGGRTAITFASLYPERVRKLILESTTPGLKTSEEREARIQQDHKLADRIEREGVEKFIDFWETIPLFHSQLNLPAEVREQIRSQRLKNDPVGLANSLRGMGTGAQPSWWDELVNFDFETLLITGELDEKFCKIADDMALKLPNPTKLTINGCGHAIHVEEREKFGTIVSEFLSNT from the coding sequence ATGAAAACCATGATTAATGGAATCCAATATCATGTCGAGCAATACGGCAGCGGCTTTCCACTCGTATTGCTCCATGGTTTTACCGGAGCGGCTTCTACATGGAAGCCGTTTTGTCCTATATGGGGACAGCACTCAGACCTTGTTATGGTAGACCTCATTGGGCACGGCGAGACTAAATCGCCAGGCGATATGGAGCGATATGATATAAAGGAAGCAGCCAATGACATCAAAGTTCTTTTAGACCAGCTCGGTATTGAAAAAACGGATTTGCTTGGATACTCAATGGGCGGACGGACAGCCATTACCTTTGCAAGTCTGTATCCTGAAAGAGTAAGGAAGCTCATTCTTGAGAGCACGACGCCAGGACTAAAAACATCTGAAGAGCGCGAAGCACGAATTCAGCAGGACCATAAACTGGCTGACAGGATTGAAAGGGAAGGCGTGGAGAAATTCATCGATTTTTGGGAAACGATCCCGCTTTTTCATTCGCAGTTGAATCTCCCCGCAGAAGTAAGGGAACAAATAAGAAGTCAAAGACTGAAGAACGACCCCGTTGGCCTGGCAAACAGCCTGCGGGGAATGGGAACCGGCGCTCAGCCTTCATGGTGGGATGAGCTTGTGAACTTTGATTTCGAGACCCTGCTGATTACAGGAGAGCTTGATGAAAAGTTTTGCAAAATAGCCGACGACATGGCCTTGAAGCTGCCAAATCCGACAAAATTGACGATAAATGGATGCGGGCATGCAATTCATGTGGAAGAACGAGAAAAATTTGGTACAATAGTAAGTGAGTTTTTGTCGAATACATAA
- the menD gene encoding 2-succinyl-5-enolpyruvyl-6-hydroxy-3-cyclohexene-1-carboxylic-acid synthase, with the protein MSHQEGLTAYIAAFVAELSKTGVRDVVISPGSRSTPMALVMAEHPELRTHILVDERSASFFALGIAKATRKPVALLCTSGTAAANYYPAVIEASISRVPLIVLTADRPHELRDVGAPQAIDQIHLYGKNVKWFVEMAPPQKTEDMIRYARTVCGRAAATASSYPQGPVHLNFPFKEPLIPKLDGNLFELPERVGGYVEIQTGRISLSDEMFERIAEDLASFKNGIIVCGQIDSSDFAERVIALADSLKFPIIADPLSQLRSGEHDGRHVVDTYDAFLRNEDAKEALKPDVIIRFGAMPVSKALTIFIKENRNARQFVIDSGAGWREPTMSASDMFYCDEALFCEKISSAVDHVDESSYLDKWLALNDTAKQQLMGISKVEEMSEGKLFHLLAEMLPEGATLFVGNSMPIRDLDSFFLLNDKNIKVMANRGANGIDGIVSTALGVASVSQPCYLVLGDLTLYHDLNGLLASKLYNIDINILLINNNGGGIFSFLPQANEPKHFEMLFGTPLDLDFSHVVAMYKGKYDLIKDWEHFSETFTENQRAEGLKVMEIRTARDSNMMEHRNLWKSVSREITALLKGDES; encoded by the coding sequence ATGAGTCACCAGGAAGGTTTAACAGCGTATATCGCTGCATTTGTTGCAGAGTTATCCAAAACAGGGGTGAGGGATGTTGTCATCAGCCCTGGTTCGAGATCAACGCCAATGGCACTGGTGATGGCAGAACACCCTGAACTGAGGACCCATATTCTTGTCGATGAGCGTTCTGCTTCATTTTTCGCCCTCGGGATTGCCAAAGCAACCCGAAAACCCGTCGCACTGCTTTGTACATCTGGGACGGCAGCGGCGAATTATTATCCTGCGGTCATAGAAGCTAGCATTTCAAGGGTTCCGCTGATCGTCCTCACAGCGGATCGTCCGCATGAACTCCGAGATGTCGGTGCACCACAGGCGATAGACCAAATCCATTTGTATGGAAAAAACGTCAAATGGTTTGTTGAGATGGCGCCGCCGCAAAAAACAGAGGATATGATCCGCTATGCACGTACTGTTTGCGGCAGAGCGGCTGCAACAGCATCAAGCTATCCGCAGGGACCTGTCCATTTGAACTTCCCGTTCAAGGAGCCATTGATTCCGAAGCTGGATGGAAATTTGTTCGAACTGCCTGAGCGTGTTGGTGGATATGTCGAAATCCAGACCGGACGTATAAGCTTATCAGATGAAATGTTCGAGAGAATTGCTGAAGACCTTGCGTCATTTAAAAACGGAATCATCGTCTGCGGGCAGATCGACAGCAGTGATTTTGCTGAACGCGTGATTGCGCTCGCTGACAGCCTGAAGTTCCCGATTATCGCTGATCCGCTGTCACAGCTGCGAAGCGGTGAACACGACGGACGTCATGTTGTCGATACATATGATGCGTTTTTGCGTAACGAAGACGCGAAGGAAGCTTTAAAGCCCGATGTGATCATCCGTTTTGGTGCGATGCCTGTTTCAAAAGCGCTGACTATCTTTATAAAAGAGAATCGCAACGCCCGCCAGTTTGTGATCGATAGCGGTGCCGGCTGGCGCGAGCCGACGATGTCGGCAAGTGATATGTTTTATTGTGATGAAGCACTTTTTTGCGAGAAGATAAGCAGTGCAGTTGATCATGTTGATGAGTCTTCCTACTTGGATAAGTGGCTTGCGTTGAACGATACAGCCAAACAGCAGCTGATGGGCATTTCAAAGGTAGAAGAAATGAGTGAAGGCAAGCTGTTCCATCTGCTTGCTGAAATGCTTCCTGAAGGAGCGACTCTATTCGTTGGCAACAGTATGCCGATCCGCGACCTCGATTCATTTTTCCTGCTTAATGATAAGAATATCAAGGTCATGGCCAACAGGGGAGCGAATGGCATAGACGGGATTGTCTCTACAGCACTTGGGGTAGCGAGTGTATCGCAGCCATGTTACCTGGTGCTGGGGGATTTAACTTTATATCATGACTTGAATGGGCTATTGGCATCAAAATTGTATAATATCGATATTAATATTTTACTGATCAATAATAATGGCGGAGGAATATTCTCCTTCCTGCCCCAGGCAAACGAGCCGAAGCATTTCGAGATGCTTTTCGGCACTCCGCTCGATCTTGACTTCAGCCATGTTGTCGCGATGTACAAGGGGAAATATGACCTGATTAAAGACTGGGAGCATTTTTCTGAGACCTTTACTGAAAACCAGCGCGCCGAAGGCTTGAAGGTCATGGAAATCCGGACGGCAAGGGATTCTAACATGATGGAACATCGAAATTTGTGGAAATCTGTTTCCCGGGAAATAACTGCATTGTTAAAAGGTGACGAATCATGA
- a CDS encoding isochorismate synthase, whose protein sequence is MVAIQETELRQGILDGIERAKGLSQSILVSEVHKIDRIDPFHFFASGREKYLGERFFWKDSEGEQILAGLGVCGQIQSDQPADRFFHVEKEWKRFMDSALVFNKYNLNGIGPALFGGFSFDPLKKGTALWSKFSEALFHIPKYMLTIIKGEAYFTTNVICTQHDDLTLFEKLSREREEVLSRAVVKPALAQLHLKEIVEIEPEAWKQTVTDAVNSFENSELKKVVLARELRLHFEEKVQAERVLANLLDHQKASFTFAFESNGDCFIGASPERLVKKDGDSLFSACLAGSIARGNTPEEDEKLGCELLTDQKNLIEHQYVVDMIKEAMEETCDEVILPEQPALMKMKYIQHLYTPVIGKNREGTSILHLVDRLHPTPALGGLPKQAAIEKIREIEQLDRGLYAAPVGWMDYQGNGEFAVAIRSGLIQGKEASLFAGCGVVADSNAESEYKETSIKFRPMLTALGGKIT, encoded by the coding sequence TGGTAAGCGAAGTCCATAAAATAGATCGTATCGATCCTTTTCATTTTTTTGCTTCAGGCCGGGAAAAGTACTTAGGAGAACGTTTTTTCTGGAAGGATTCTGAGGGAGAACAAATCCTTGCGGGGTTGGGGGTTTGCGGGCAAATACAGTCGGATCAGCCAGCTGACCGCTTTTTTCATGTTGAAAAAGAGTGGAAGCGCTTCATGGATTCCGCGCTGGTATTTAATAAATACAATCTCAATGGAATAGGTCCAGCCTTGTTCGGCGGATTTTCGTTCGATCCGCTGAAAAAAGGAACTGCTTTATGGTCCAAGTTTTCAGAAGCACTGTTCCATATTCCGAAATACATGCTGACTATAATCAAGGGTGAGGCGTATTTCACTACCAACGTAATTTGCACCCAGCATGATGATCTAACCTTATTTGAAAAATTGTCCAGGGAGCGGGAAGAAGTGCTCTCGAGGGCAGTTGTGAAACCAGCACTTGCTCAGCTTCATCTCAAGGAAATTGTTGAAATCGAACCGGAAGCATGGAAGCAGACTGTAACAGATGCCGTAAACAGTTTTGAGAATAGCGAACTGAAAAAAGTTGTCCTCGCAAGGGAGCTGCGCCTTCATTTCGAAGAAAAGGTCCAGGCAGAAAGAGTCCTTGCGAATCTCTTGGATCACCAGAAGGCAAGCTTTACATTCGCTTTTGAATCCAATGGGGATTGTTTTATTGGTGCATCACCCGAAAGGCTGGTCAAGAAGGATGGCGACAGCCTGTTTTCCGCATGTCTCGCAGGTTCGATCGCAAGAGGGAACACTCCTGAAGAAGATGAAAAGCTTGGCTGTGAACTTTTAACTGACCAGAAAAATTTGATTGAACACCAATATGTGGTCGATATGATCAAAGAGGCGATGGAGGAAACCTGTGATGAGGTAATCCTTCCAGAGCAGCCTGCTTTAATGAAGATGAAATACATCCAGCATCTGTATACCCCGGTCATCGGTAAAAACCGGGAAGGAACATCGATTCTTCACCTGGTGGACAGACTCCATCCGACTCCAGCACTTGGAGGATTGCCGAAACAGGCAGCCATCGAGAAAATCAGGGAAATCGAACAGCTGGACAGAGGGCTTTATGCTGCACCTGTTGGCTGGATGGATTATCAGGGGAACGGTGAATTTGCCGTAGCCATCCGTTCAGGACTGATTCAGGGAAAAGAGGCTTCCTTATTTGCGGGATGTGGAGTCGTGGCAGATTCAAATGCCGAAAGCGAATATAAAGAGACTAGCATCAAGTTCCGACCGATGCTTACAGCACTTGGAGGAAAGATAACATGA